The Flavobacteriales bacterium genome has a window encoding:
- a CDS encoding MMPL family transporter, producing MSTKNFFQVFTKPILFVGLMLLAMGIYSYTQMQTNLFPEVLFPRITLAVEAGQQPIDRMMITVTKPLESAAKKVKGVKVVKSSTSRGSCTIDVFFDWGTDIYTAKTQIENRVNEIKAFLPPGLTIATEAMNQSIFPVYGYTLESTQHGLVALRDKANLIARPVFSQVNGISNVVVRGGKNKEFVVVPDALKMATLGITPASISNVFSSNNFVMSNGVIEDFDRLYLSLTDTRVMDVDDLENLIIKNDGTRIVKLKDIAKIELKEQVEFIVINANGHEAVLLDLVKQPGVNLLEFAAECEVKAKEIQAQLPAGMVLKPYYNQSEFVGDSIHSVIKTIYEGLFLALLVMVVFLRSWRASVVVLLTIPVTLAFSILVLYLVGITINIMSLGAIAASIGLIIDDAIVIIEQIYRKHEDHPEKDRFRVVHESIHELFPAMVGSSLATIVIHFPFGLMSGLAGSFFKELSDTMQLTMVTSFLVTWLLLPVFHILIGFKAPKKTHHRTQAESLKRLRWLTWFFNKPIISFLLIGAFLFSAWFSYGKLETGFLPDLDEGAIVLDYYMPPGTSLRETDRVLKEVEKIIVAHPEVDTYCRRTGIAMHFGAVPSNYGDYSIQLKKDHKRSTVDVSDDLRKEISAKFPVLNIEFGQRIADLLGDLISTAQPIEVKFFGDDYSKLQNISRQAEQIVEKIDGLADIENGLVIAGPSIIFKPDQALLAQYNIPLLDFQNQLAAYTGGVTLGMNANQPVPSPAQAALTSGIQVGQMQDGEQMRNITLRFSDLHHNDLQKIENQLIFLPDGTTRPLNYFCDVEVTEGETELNRENLKSCVVLTARLNNRDLGSAISEIKKQLNAKLALPKGYYIAYGGSYAEQQRSFTELLTILILASLLVFAVFMFLFKEWLLSLLLLFISVMGICGCIVALYITNIPLNVSSYTGIIMIVGILAENAIFTIAQFQANFKESNNIEESIKYAIALRIRPKLMTAIGAILALMPLALGIGLGAQMQQPLAVAVIGGFVVGLPMLLLVLPTFLWLLNRSKMQPDQAS from the coding sequence ATGAGCACGAAGAATTTCTTTCAGGTATTCACAAAACCGATCCTCTTTGTGGGATTGATGCTGTTGGCGATGGGAATTTATTCCTACACGCAGATGCAGACCAATCTTTTCCCGGAAGTGCTTTTCCCCCGCATAACGCTTGCGGTAGAGGCCGGCCAGCAACCGATCGACCGTATGATGATAACGGTGACAAAACCGTTGGAAAGTGCCGCCAAAAAAGTGAAAGGTGTGAAAGTGGTGAAGAGCAGCACCAGCAGAGGAAGTTGCACCATCGATGTGTTCTTTGACTGGGGAACGGACATCTACACCGCCAAAACACAGATTGAAAACCGTGTGAACGAGATAAAGGCGTTCCTTCCGCCCGGCCTCACCATTGCCACCGAGGCCATGAACCAATCCATTTTTCCGGTTTACGGCTACACCCTCGAAAGCACACAGCACGGTCTGGTAGCATTGCGAGATAAGGCCAATCTCATCGCCCGTCCCGTTTTCTCTCAGGTCAATGGCATTTCAAATGTGGTGGTCAGAGGCGGCAAGAACAAGGAGTTTGTGGTGGTGCCCGATGCGTTGAAAATGGCCACGCTGGGCATCACGCCTGCCAGCATTTCAAATGTGTTCAGCTCCAATAATTTCGTGATGTCGAACGGAGTGATCGAAGATTTCGACCGTTTGTATCTGTCGCTTACCGACACGCGTGTGATGGATGTGGATGATCTGGAGAACCTCATCATCAAAAATGATGGGACACGCATTGTCAAACTCAAGGACATCGCCAAAATTGAACTGAAAGAGCAGGTCGAGTTCATCGTGATCAACGCCAACGGCCACGAGGCCGTGCTGCTCGATCTGGTGAAACAACCGGGTGTTAACCTCTTGGAATTTGCCGCAGAATGCGAAGTGAAGGCAAAGGAAATTCAAGCACAGCTTCCGGCCGGCATGGTGCTGAAGCCGTATTACAACCAATCAGAATTCGTAGGAGACAGTATTCACAGCGTGATAAAGACCATTTACGAAGGGCTGTTTCTGGCCCTGTTGGTCATGGTTGTCTTCCTGCGTTCGTGGCGGGCAAGTGTAGTTGTTCTGCTTACCATTCCGGTTACGTTGGCGTTTTCAATTCTTGTTCTCTATCTGGTGGGAATAACCATAAACATCATGTCATTGGGTGCCATTGCTGCATCCATCGGCCTGATCATAGACGATGCCATTGTCATCATTGAACAGATCTATCGGAAGCACGAAGACCATCCCGAAAAAGACCGTTTCCGTGTTGTGCACGAGTCCATCCATGAACTTTTTCCTGCCATGGTCGGGTCGTCATTGGCCACCATCGTCATTCACTTTCCCTTCGGGTTGATGAGCGGTTTGGCCGGTAGTTTCTTCAAAGAACTTTCCGATACGATGCAGCTCACCATGGTCACATCGTTCTTGGTCACGTGGTTATTGTTGCCCGTCTTTCACATTCTCATCGGTTTCAAAGCGCCTAAAAAAACGCATCACAGAACACAGGCAGAGAGCCTGAAAAGACTGCGATGGCTTACATGGTTCTTCAACAAACCGATCATTTCCTTTTTGCTGATAGGCGCTTTTCTGTTCTCGGCATGGTTCAGTTACGGCAAGTTGGAAACGGGTTTTCTGCCCGATCTGGATGAAGGCGCCATCGTGTTGGATTACTATATGCCTCCCGGCACCTCGTTGCGCGAAACCGACCGCGTTCTGAAGGAGGTTGAAAAGATCATTGTGGCACATCCAGAAGTGGACACCTATTGTCGAAGGACAGGAATAGCCATGCACTTTGGTGCCGTTCCTTCCAATTATGGCGATTATTCCATTCAGTTGAAGAAAGATCATAAGCGGAGTACGGTAGATGTGAGTGATGATCTTCGAAAAGAGATCTCGGCCAAATTCCCCGTTCTCAACATTGAATTTGGACAGCGTATTGCCGATCTGCTGGGCGACCTGATCAGCACCGCACAACCCATTGAGGTCAAGTTTTTTGGGGATGATTATTCGAAACTCCAGAACATTTCGCGCCAAGCGGAACAGATAGTGGAAAAAATTGACGGTCTGGCCGACATCGAAAATGGATTGGTGATCGCGGGACCTTCCATCATTTTCAAACCCGATCAGGCGTTGCTTGCGCAGTACAATATTCCGCTGCTCGACTTTCAGAACCAGTTGGCCGCATATACGGGGGGCGTAACGCTTGGAATGAATGCCAATCAGCCTGTTCCTTCTCCAGCGCAAGCTGCCCTCACCTCGGGTATTCAGGTAGGGCAGATGCAGGATGGGGAGCAAATGCGGAACATCACGCTCCGATTCAGCGATCTGCACCACAACGATCTACAGAAGATCGAGAATCAGCTCATTTTTCTGCCCGATGGCACTACGCGACCACTGAATTATTTCTGCGATGTGGAGGTTACCGAAGGTGAAACCGAGCTGAACAGGGAGAACCTGAAGTCGTGCGTTGTACTTACAGCACGGCTCAATAACCGCGATCTGGGCAGTGCCATCTCTGAAATTAAGAAACAGCTGAACGCCAAACTGGCCTTGCCCAAAGGCTATTATATTGCCTACGGAGGTTCCTATGCCGAACAGCAACGCTCGTTCACCGAACTGCTTACGATTCTCATTTTGGCCTCACTGCTTGTTTTTGCTGTGTTCATGTTCCTCTTTAAAGAATGGCTGTTGTCGCTGCTGCTCCTTTTCATCTCGGTTATGGGCATTTGCGGTTGCATAGTTGCGCTTTACATCACCAATATTCCGCTGAATGTGAGCAGCTACACGGGCATTATCATGATCGTAGGTATCTTGGCAGAGAACGCCATATTCACCATTGCTCAGTTCCAGGCCAATTTCAAGGAATCGAACAATATCGAAGAGTCCATAAAATACGCGATCGCGCTCCGCATCCGTCCAAAATTGATGACCGCCATCGGGGCCATTCTTGCCCTGATGCCGCTGGCACTCGGAATCGGGCTCGGTGCGCAGATGCAGCAACCGTTGGCCGTTGCCGTTATCGGTGGTTTTGTGGTCGGTCTGCCCATGCTGTTGTTGGTGCTGCCCACATTCCTATGGTTGCTCAACCGTTCGAAGATGCAACCCGATCAGGCTTCGTAA
- a CDS encoding HlyD family efflux transporter periplasmic adaptor subunit: MKISIHITILSLLASLLVSCGQQAQQEEQPEATQAPKTPVSVVGVQHGSIYHPITLLGTTFYLKRNTITAPIPAFIKEVNVHLGDQVQKGDVLYVLQTKESRALGGELTLPDSSMADFGIIKVKAAATGMVTTLDKQQSGDYVLEGVQLCTIAESNDLVVQVNVPFEYIPLADNGKSCRIVLPDRSVHTAKFTRALSSMNMTAQTQTVLAKFNEQLFLPENMIVTAELRTGGNGTAQLLARSCVLSDEMMQEFWVMRMMNDSVAVKIPVKIGQRTKDEVEVLSPTFAPDDRIISVGNYGLPDTALVDIQHNTAE, encoded by the coding sequence ATGAAAATCTCCATCCATATCACCATACTTTCCCTGCTGGCATCGCTGCTGGTATCATGTGGTCAACAAGCACAGCAGGAGGAGCAACCGGAAGCCACGCAGGCACCGAAGACACCCGTTTCGGTTGTGGGGGTTCAACATGGCTCGATCTATCACCCCATTACCCTGCTTGGCACCACCTTTTACCTAAAACGCAATACCATTACAGCACCCATTCCAGCATTCATCAAAGAGGTGAATGTGCATTTGGGCGATCAGGTGCAGAAAGGGGATGTGCTTTACGTACTACAGACCAAGGAGAGCAGGGCGCTGGGCGGAGAGTTGACCCTGCCAGATAGTTCGATGGCCGATTTTGGTATCATCAAAGTGAAGGCCGCGGCCACAGGAATGGTCACCACGTTGGACAAGCAGCAGTCAGGCGATTATGTGCTGGAAGGCGTGCAGCTCTGCACCATTGCCGAGAGCAACGATCTGGTGGTGCAGGTCAACGTACCGTTCGAATACATTCCACTGGCAGACAACGGCAAAAGCTGTCGGATCGTGTTGCCAGACAGATCGGTTCACACCGCAAAATTCACCCGTGCGCTCTCTTCCATGAACATGACCGCACAGACGCAGACCGTGCTTGCCAAATTCAACGAGCAGCTTTTTCTGCCAGAGAACATGATCGTTACCGCTGAGTTGAGAACAGGCGGGAACGGAACAGCTCAATTGCTCGCGAGGTCGTGCGTGCTTTCGGACGAAATGATGCAGGAATTCTGGGTAATGCGGATGATGAACGATTCGGTGGCGGTTAAAATTCCTGTAAAGATCGGACAGCGAACCAAAGATGAAGTGGAAGTGCTATCGCCCACATTCGCTCCAGATGATCGGATCATCTCTGTAGGCAATTACGGCCTTCCGGATACGGCACTCGTTGATATTCAGCATAATACGGCAGAATGA
- a CDS encoding T9SS type A sorting domain-containing protein, with the protein MTRIFIVNPDARFSLLLILVLVNSLTGLAQTIETYAGLGIAGYDGDGGYAVSASFNRVGGVAFGPFGDLYVCDGNSVIRKIDGNGIISTVVGVGYSGFSGDDGPANEAEISTPHYLAFDSNGNLFFSDYENNRIRKVDSNGIITTVAGNGQTGVSGDGGFASAASVGKPDGVALDESGNIYVTQGNDNRVRKINQSGIITTIAGIEQFGYNGDSIPATTATLHFPNDVTADSYGNIYITETFGSRIRKIDTLGLIYTVAGSGVQGYNGENILAENSQINHPLGILWHNDQLFFTEGYNHRVRKVSESGLLSTVAGNGVGGFSGDGQSPLNAQLNYPYAVAVSEMGNLFISDNANYRVRTVNYYPDGLTTSISTKDLINLYPNPTSDRIQIDLGTINEAITINVYNVLGELVQTESRNAAGLIEYIMPNPKGVYLIQLLYTDGKVANLKVVKE; encoded by the coding sequence ATGACACGAATTTTCATAGTCAATCCCGATGCGAGATTCTCGCTATTATTGATTTTGGTGCTTGTGAATTCATTGACGGGTCTGGCTCAGACAATAGAAACTTATGCTGGGCTCGGAATAGCAGGATATGATGGTGATGGGGGATATGCTGTTTCAGCTTCGTTCAATCGAGTTGGCGGAGTTGCCTTTGGTCCATTTGGTGATTTGTACGTCTGTGATGGAAACAGCGTTATCCGTAAAATTGATGGGAATGGAATAATAAGTACCGTTGTGGGGGTTGGGTACTCAGGGTTTTCAGGAGATGACGGACCCGCAAATGAGGCTGAAATTTCCACTCCACATTACCTTGCATTTGATTCAAATGGGAATCTTTTCTTTTCCGATTATGAGAACAATCGAATAAGGAAAGTTGATTCTAACGGTATTATCACTACTGTTGCTGGCAATGGACAGACCGGTGTTAGCGGTGACGGTGGCTTCGCGAGTGCAGCCAGTGTTGGAAAACCCGATGGCGTTGCTTTGGACGAATCGGGAAATATTTATGTCACACAAGGGAACGATAACCGCGTTCGAAAGATAAATCAGTCTGGTATCATAACGACAATAGCAGGCATTGAGCAGTTTGGATATAATGGGGACAGCATACCAGCTACAACCGCCACATTACACTTCCCAAATGATGTTACCGCTGATTCATACGGTAATATATACATCACAGAAACATTTGGCTCGCGAATTCGGAAAATTGATACACTAGGGCTTATTTATACGGTCGCAGGAAGTGGAGTGCAAGGATACAATGGGGAAAATATTTTGGCAGAGAATTCCCAGATTAACCACCCCCTTGGCATTCTTTGGCACAACGACCAGCTTTTTTTTACCGAAGGTTACAATCACCGAGTTCGAAAAGTGTCTGAGTCTGGGTTGCTCTCAACCGTGGCCGGAAACGGAGTTGGAGGGTTTAGCGGTGATGGACAATCTCCACTGAATGCTCAACTGAATTATCCATATGCGGTTGCAGTCAGTGAGATGGGCAACCTTTTCATTTCGGATAACGCAAATTATAGGGTGAGAACCGTCAACTATTATCCAGATGGTCTTACCACCAGCATTAGCACTAAGGACTTAATCAATCTCTACCCCAACCCTACTTCGGACAGGATTCAAATTGACTTAGGTACTATCAATGAGGCGATAACCATAAATGTGTACAACGTTTTGGGAGAGTTGGTTCAAACGGAATCACGGAATGCCGCTGGACTTATCGAATATATCATGCCGAATCCCAAAGGCGTTTATTTGATTCAACTGCTTTACACGGACGGAAAAGTCGCTAATCTAAAAGTGGTGAAAGAATAA
- a CDS encoding response regulator, whose translation MYTAIILDDEEKGRNSLNKFLTEYCPEIDIVGVASSGEQAHEIISKLRPQVLFFDIEIAQASSKYNTTFDLLPSLPKYNYEVVFVTAYEHYALRAIRSHAIGYVLKPISITDLIECVNGVVERLRSSSTPERLEELVRQIRTEEHTPKRI comes from the coding sequence ATGTACACCGCAATTATTTTGGATGACGAGGAGAAAGGACGGAATTCGCTGAACAAGTTCCTCACCGAATACTGCCCAGAGATAGACATCGTTGGAGTTGCATCTTCCGGAGAGCAGGCACATGAGATCATTTCAAAGCTGCGACCTCAGGTCCTGTTCTTCGATATCGAGATCGCGCAGGCATCCTCCAAATACAACACCACCTTCGACCTGCTTCCGAGCCTGCCCAAGTACAACTATGAGGTGGTATTCGTTACAGCCTACGAACATTACGCTTTGCGGGCCATCCGTTCGCATGCCATTGGTTACGTTCTAAAACCTATCTCTATCACCGATCTGATCGAATGCGTTAATGGTGTTGTCGAGCGTTTACGATCATCTTCCACTCCTGAACGTTTGGAGGAGCTGGTCAGACAGATCCGTACAGAAGAACACACACCGAAGCGCATTTGA
- a CDS encoding tetratricopeptide repeat protein, whose product MRVLSAILVFVALSTSAKTELDSLKGVWDDRSFPDTVRIEAYSNYIRKGFLHANPDSAFKLCLVMEEFARKIDRPDWIAEADYMKGTTFFYKGDFTAALPLFKEALKLWEKDGDIMKVGTANNGLAVIHSQLGNHDQAISYYMKALKIREAEGDSLGVSSILNNIGLLYKEQEQYDRSVELFNRALKLAENLGNDTRLGTTLENLGILYSVKGELDSATSYFKQALIYKYKMNDVRSIASSLLNIGGNYVKLGEIDSAEAYLNKSLQISRERGLKVSELSALGNLGELYKTRGETSKAIDYVEQAHAIATGLGALDKQRSTSKMLSELYKGAGRYEDALKMYELYVTTRDSLLSEQNQREILRQEYKYEYEKEALTDSLEFAKKEAVMVEHSEKQRLGLVAAGGGLVLLIALAFAIYRGKKRSDELLLNILPEETAQELKEKGHSDAQLIEHVTVLFTDFKGFTALSEKVTPKELVKDLHECFSAFDNICGKYGIEKIKTIGDAYMAAGGLPSPNTTHAQDVVKAALEMREFVEKGKRDKVAKGLPFFEIRIGVHTGPVVAGIVGVKKFQYDIWGDTVNTASRMESSGEAGKVNISQTTYELVKDQFTCEYRGEVEAKGKGKLKMYFVEKL is encoded by the coding sequence ATGAGAGTTCTTTCGGCCATCCTTGTGTTTGTTGCGCTTTCCACGTCAGCAAAAACCGAATTGGATTCGCTCAAAGGTGTGTGGGATGACCGATCGTTTCCCGACACGGTCAGAATTGAAGCCTACTCCAACTACATCAGAAAAGGGTTTCTCCATGCAAACCCCGACAGTGCCTTCAAGTTGTGTCTGGTCATGGAAGAATTTGCCCGAAAAATAGATCGCCCCGATTGGATCGCGGAAGCAGATTACATGAAGGGGACCACTTTTTTTTACAAGGGTGATTTTACAGCGGCTCTGCCACTGTTTAAAGAAGCATTGAAGCTGTGGGAAAAGGATGGGGATATTATGAAGGTTGGAACTGCCAACAACGGCCTGGCCGTGATCCATTCGCAATTGGGAAATCATGACCAGGCCATTTCCTACTACATGAAAGCCCTGAAAATCAGGGAGGCAGAAGGAGATTCACTCGGTGTTTCAAGCATCCTGAACAACATAGGGCTTCTATACAAGGAACAGGAGCAATATGATAGGTCTGTTGAACTTTTCAATAGGGCTCTCAAGTTGGCAGAGAACCTTGGTAATGATACCCGACTTGGCACCACCTTGGAGAATCTCGGAATTCTGTATTCAGTAAAGGGAGAATTGGATTCTGCAACATCCTATTTCAAACAGGCTCTGATCTATAAGTACAAGATGAATGATGTACGAAGTATCGCATCATCGCTGCTGAACATAGGAGGCAACTATGTGAAATTGGGTGAGATCGATTCGGCTGAGGCCTATCTGAACAAAAGCCTTCAGATCTCGCGCGAGAGAGGGCTGAAGGTGTCGGAGCTAAGTGCCCTGGGAAATTTGGGTGAACTGTACAAGACCCGTGGCGAGACCAGCAAGGCCATCGATTATGTTGAACAGGCACATGCCATTGCCACAGGGTTAGGCGCATTGGACAAGCAGCGTTCAACCTCAAAGATGTTATCTGAACTGTACAAAGGTGCTGGTAGATATGAGGATGCCCTGAAAATGTACGAGCTGTACGTCACGACACGCGACAGCTTACTCAGCGAACAGAACCAGCGGGAAATACTCCGTCAGGAATACAAGTACGAATACGAGAAAGAAGCCCTCACAGATAGCTTGGAGTTTGCCAAGAAAGAGGCTGTGATGGTGGAGCATTCAGAAAAGCAGCGGTTGGGACTGGTAGCTGCAGGAGGCGGGCTAGTGTTGTTGATAGCTTTGGCATTTGCCATTTACCGTGGCAAAAAACGGAGTGATGAACTGCTCCTGAACATTCTTCCAGAGGAAACCGCGCAGGAACTGAAGGAAAAAGGTCACTCAGATGCCCAACTCATTGAACATGTAACGGTTCTCTTTACCGACTTCAAGGGCTTTACTGCACTAAGTGAAAAGGTAACGCCAAAGGAGTTGGTGAAAGACCTGCACGAGTGTTTCTCCGCCTTCGACAACATCTGTGGTAAGTACGGCATCGAGAAGATAAAGACCATTGGCGATGCCTACATGGCCGCTGGCGGGCTTCCATCGCCCAATACCACCCATGCACAGGATGTGGTAAAAGCTGCGCTTGAAATGAGGGAATTCGTTGAAAAGGGAAAACGGGATAAGGTAGCGAAAGGACTTCCATTCTTCGAAATCCGTATTGGCGTACACACAGGCCCCGTGGTGGCAGGTATTGTGGGCGTCAAGAAGTTCCAGTACGACATTTGGGGCGATACGGTGAATACTGCTAGCCGCATGGAATCATCGGGCGAAGCCGGAAAAGTGAACATCTCGCAGACCACGTATGAGTTGGTGAAAGACCAATTTACCTGCGAATACCGTGGCGAGGTAGAGGCCAAAGGCAAAGGCAAGCTGAAGATGTACTTCGTGGAGAAGCTCTAA
- a CDS encoding Myo-inositol oxygenase, giving the protein METTTKAANFRNYDEGELIPRVRENYKKMRTNQTVEYVQRMRKKYLTFNRPMHVWEAMEKLNVFVDLSDPDMNLPNLHHLIQTAEGMRADGRPDWMQLVGLIHDLGKCMFLWGEDEDGASMNEQWGLVGDIFLVGCKFPQTLVYPEFNDLNPDMHDPRYNTDLGMYTKGYGLDNALKAWGHDEYLFQVLSNHKENKIPKEGMIMVRYHSFYPWHTGGSYMDIMAEEEKPYLDWVRDFNQYDLYTKRPQTYTLDEVKEYYLPIIEKYLGKGPVYW; this is encoded by the coding sequence ATGGAAACGACCACGAAAGCCGCCAACTTCCGCAATTACGATGAGGGCGAACTGATTCCCCGCGTGCGGGAGAACTATAAGAAGATGCGCACCAACCAAACGGTGGAATATGTGCAGCGCATGCGCAAGAAGTACCTCACGTTCAACAGACCGATGCACGTGTGGGAAGCCATGGAGAAGCTGAATGTGTTCGTTGATCTGAGCGATCCCGACATGAACCTTCCCAATCTTCATCATCTTATCCAGACAGCCGAAGGCATGCGCGCAGATGGCCGCCCCGATTGGATGCAGTTAGTGGGTCTGATCCACGACCTTGGCAAATGCATGTTCCTATGGGGAGAGGATGAGGATGGCGCCAGCATGAACGAACAATGGGGATTGGTGGGCGACATCTTTCTCGTAGGCTGCAAATTCCCGCAAACATTGGTCTATCCAGAGTTCAACGACCTGAACCCCGATATGCACGACCCGCGCTACAATACCGACCTGGGCATGTACACCAAAGGCTATGGATTGGACAACGCCCTAAAAGCATGGGGACATGACGAATACCTCTTCCAAGTGCTTTCCAACCACAAGGAGAACAAGATACCGAAGGAAGGGATGATCATGGTGCGTTACCATAGTTTCTATCCTTGGCACACGGGCGGTTCGTACATGGACATCATGGCCGAGGAGGAGAAGCCTTACTTGGACTGGGTTCGCGATTTCAACCAATACGACCTTTACACCAAGCGCCCACAGACCTACACTTTGGATGAAGTGAAGGAATACTACCTACCCATTATCGAGAAGTATCTGGGCAAAGGGCCTGTTTACTGGTAG
- a CDS encoding fatty acid desaturase: MLEYKADIRTITVVALYFTVLVLGWMYFPEEWYLRLPIMALLCVLSFMCAVIVHNTIHHPIFKSRWMNKVFQVVLSFTYGHSVSAYVSGHNFSHHQHTQKAMDRIRSTQMRYEWNFLNQFMIFFQNAPGIMKDENEFARRMMKERPKWFAQYVVEMVLVIGFKIAITIYNWEYALLLIWIPHLYAAWGIVGTNYWQHDGCDENHPYNHSRNFTGKFLNFIAFNNGFHTAHHNNPYMHWSLLPAYHEKEIVPHLHPNLNQKQLLPYLWKTCIWPAKRLDYLGNPVILDDNVKYEDWIPAADVEKYHYQLGVEQ; the protein is encoded by the coding sequence ATGCTCGAATACAAAGCCGACATCCGGACCATAACTGTGGTAGCGCTCTACTTTACGGTTCTTGTTCTGGGTTGGATGTACTTTCCGGAGGAATGGTACCTGCGGCTGCCCATCATGGCGCTGCTGTGCGTGCTTTCGTTCATGTGTGCGGTCATCGTTCACAATACCATCCATCATCCCATTTTCAAAAGCCGATGGATGAACAAGGTCTTTCAGGTGGTGCTTTCCTTCACGTACGGACATTCGGTAAGTGCCTACGTTTCGGGGCATAATTTCAGTCATCATCAGCACACACAAAAGGCCATGGACCGCATTCGCAGCACGCAGATGCGCTACGAGTGGAATTTCCTCAATCAGTTCATGATCTTCTTTCAGAATGCGCCCGGTATTATGAAGGATGAGAATGAGTTTGCGAGACGCATGATGAAGGAGCGTCCCAAATGGTTTGCGCAATATGTAGTGGAAATGGTGCTGGTCATCGGTTTCAAGATCGCCATCACCATCTACAATTGGGAGTATGCACTGCTCCTCATTTGGATTCCGCACTTGTATGCTGCTTGGGGCATTGTGGGCACCAACTACTGGCAGCACGATGGTTGCGATGAGAACCATCCGTACAACCACTCGCGCAACTTTACGGGCAAGTTCTTGAACTTCATTGCCTTCAATAATGGTTTCCACACGGCCCATCACAATAATCCGTACATGCATTGGAGCCTGTTGCCCGCCTACCACGAGAAGGAAATTGTACCGCACCTGCATCCCAACCTCAACCAAAAGCAACTTCTGCCCTACCTCTGGAAAACCTGCATCTGGCCCGCCAAACGGTTGGATTATCTCGGAAACCCTGTGATATTGGACGATAACGTGAAGTATGAGGATTGGATCCCTGCCGCTGATGTGGAGAAGTACCACTATCAGCTTGGGGTTGAGCAGTAG